Proteins from a single region of Xyrauchen texanus isolate HMW12.3.18 chromosome 7, RBS_HiC_50CHRs, whole genome shotgun sequence:
- the LOC127646443 gene encoding protein Dr1, with protein MASSSGNDDDLTIPRAAINKMIKETLPNVRVANDARELVVNCCTEFIHLISSEANEICNKSEKKTISPEHVINALESLGFGSYIAEVKDVLQECKTVALKRRKASSRLENLGIPEEELLRQQQELFAKARQQQAELAQQEWLQMQQAAQQAQLAAASASSAQQAGSSQDEDEEDDM; from the exons ATGGCGTCTTCATCAGGGAACGACGATGACCTGACGATCCCGAGGGCGGCCATCAATAAAATGATCAAAGAAACGCTTCCCAATGTGCGAGTGGCGAACGATGCCAGAGAGCTGGTGGTGAACTGCTGCACAGAGTTCATTCACCTCATCTCATCAGAAGCCAACGAGATATGTAATAAATCAGAGAAGAAGACTATCTCTCCAGAGCATGTCATAAACG cACTTGAAAGTCTAGGTTTTGGGTCATATATCGCAGAGGTAAAAGACGTTCTGCAGGAGTGTAAAACTGTAGCACTTAAACGAAGGAAGGCCAGCTCTCGACTAGAGAACCTTGGCATTCCGGAGGAGGAACTTCTCCGTCAACAGCAGGAATTATTTGCTAAG GCTAGGCAGCAGCAGGCTGAGTTAGCACAACAGGAGTGGTTACAGATGCAGCAGGCTGCCCAACAGGCACAATTAGCGGCGGCTTCAGCCAGTTCTGCTCAGCAGGCTGGATCTTCCCaggatgaagatgaagaggacGACATGTAA